The proteins below come from a single Salvelinus alpinus chromosome 18, SLU_Salpinus.1, whole genome shotgun sequence genomic window:
- the LOC139543961 gene encoding 14 kDa phosphohistidine phosphatase-like, with protein sequence MCTQTKAAALIANIPEAEIDPTGVFKYVLIRVHSKEDGDDSSVDIVRGYAWAEYHADIYDKVAEELEKGGHLDCECIGGGRIKHDCQSKKIHVYGYSMGFGKANHAVSTEKLKVRYPKYEITWADEGY encoded by the exons ATGTGTACTCAAACGAAGGCTGCTGCTCTTATTGCGAACATTCCAGAGGCAGAAATCGACCCGACTGGTGTGTTCAAATACGTTCTCATTCGAGTACACAGTAAAGAAGACGGCGACGACTCGAGCGTAGATATTGTACGTGGATATGCCTGGGCCGAATATCATG CGGATATCTATGACAAGGTAGCAGAGGAGCTTGAGAAAGGAGGGCACCTAGACTGTGAATGTATTGGAGGAGGAAGAATTAAGCATGACTGCCAGTCAAAGAAGATCCACGTCTATGGCTACTCCATG GGCTTCGGAAAAGCAAATCACGCTGTTTCCACAGAGAAACTGAAGGTGCGCTACCCTAAATACGAGATCACCTGGGCTGATGAGGGATACTGA